A single region of the Stenotrophomonas sp. Marseille-Q4652 genome encodes:
- the dinD gene encoding DNA damage-inducible protein D — protein sequence MANEVIQRMQNHLDALVQGMPGENIEFWYARDLQQPLDYARWENFMTAIRRAMEACESTGYSVDDHFRGVTKMVPLGSGAERPVDDFMLTRYACYLVAMNGDPRKEAIAFAQSYFATQTRKQELIEERMRLQARLDARDRLRESEKALSQNIYERGVDDAGFGRIRSKGDTALFGGNSTQKMKDRLGVAPARPLADFLPTLTIAAKNLATEMTNHNVQQANLQGETRITDEHVQNNLSVRGMLGQRGIQPEHLPAEEDIKKLERRVKADEKKLEKRSSKLPGKKAD from the coding sequence ATGGCCAACGAAGTCATCCAGCGCATGCAGAACCATCTGGATGCATTGGTGCAGGGGATGCCCGGTGAGAACATCGAGTTCTGGTACGCCCGCGACCTGCAGCAACCCCTGGACTATGCCCGCTGGGAGAACTTCATGACCGCCATCCGGCGGGCCATGGAGGCTTGTGAATCAACGGGTTACAGCGTGGACGACCATTTTCGTGGCGTCACGAAAATGGTCCCTCTTGGCAGCGGTGCCGAGCGCCCGGTCGACGACTTCATGCTCACCCGCTACGCCTGCTACCTGGTAGCCATGAACGGCGACCCCCGCAAGGAAGCCATTGCGTTCGCCCAGAGCTACTTCGCCACCCAGACCCGCAAGCAGGAGCTGATCGAGGAGCGCATGCGTCTGCAGGCTCGCCTGGATGCCCGCGACCGCCTGCGCGAATCGGAAAAAGCCCTATCCCAGAACATCTACGAACGGGGCGTGGACGATGCCGGCTTCGGTCGCATTCGCTCCAAGGGCGATACCGCCCTGTTCGGCGGCAACAGCACCCAGAAGATGAAAGACCGCCTGGGAGTTGCCCCGGCCCGGCCGCTGGCGGACTTCCTGCCAACCCTCACCATCGCGGCCAAGAACCTGGCCACGGAGATGACCAACCACAACGTGCAACAGGCGAATCTGCAAGGCGAAACCCGCATCACCGACGAACACGTGCAGAACAACCTCAGCGTGCGCGGCATGCTTGGCCAGCGCGGCATCCAACCGGAGCACCTGCCGGCAGAAGAGGACATCAAGAAGCTGGAGCGACGGGTGAAGGCCGACGAAAAGAAACTCGAAAAACGCTCGAGCAAGCTGCCCGGCAAGAAGGCCGATTGA
- the pglX gene encoding BREX-1 system adenine-specific DNA-methyltransferase PglX has product MDTSKLKKFAQFARRTLREQVSAKLALVLSPNSAARRENPQAVKKLEEAIVQSDGQDPVIERVAYTWFNRFCALRFMDVNRYTRIGVVSPAEGQFQPEILLEAKMGHFDEDMVPPKVQQKIADLLAGRTPSHDGQGEAYRLLVVAACNAWHQAMPFLFQRIDDYTELLMPDDLLSGNAILAYTREAMTPDACKSVEVIGWLYQFYISEKKDAVFEGLKKNQKITPDNIPAATQLFTPHWIVRYLVDNSLGRLWLLNRPASKLAEQMVYYIPPEKPETDFLRINGPQDIKVCDPACGSGHMLTYAFDLLYAMYEEDGVDPAQIPELILTHNLFGIELDERAGELAAFALSMKARARQRRFFNKRIKPNICVLEKVKFERDELDEYMGHTGRDLFTHELRETLQQFGEADNFGSLIRPRLASAADALATLQAQDMGGNLFLAETHRKVLTVLRMAEYLSPRYHVVVANPPYMGSKGMNGRLSAWAKENYPNSKSDLFAMFIERNLDMALPGGAVAMITMQSWMFLSSFEALRGRILNQNTILSMAHLGARAFDSIGGEVVSTTAFVLENAHKPDYRGAYLRLVDGNSEAEKMEMLTKAIEQGRTK; this is encoded by the coding sequence ATGGACACCAGCAAACTCAAGAAATTCGCCCAGTTCGCCCGCCGCACCTTGCGCGAGCAGGTCAGTGCCAAGCTGGCCCTGGTGCTGTCGCCCAATAGCGCAGCCCGGCGCGAAAACCCGCAAGCCGTGAAGAAGCTGGAAGAAGCCATTGTGCAAAGCGATGGCCAGGATCCGGTCATCGAGCGCGTGGCCTACACCTGGTTCAACCGCTTCTGCGCCCTGCGTTTCATGGATGTGAACCGCTACACGCGCATTGGCGTGGTGTCGCCCGCTGAAGGCCAGTTTCAGCCGGAGATCCTGCTCGAAGCCAAGATGGGCCACTTCGACGAAGACATGGTGCCACCCAAGGTACAGCAGAAAATCGCCGATCTGCTGGCGGGCCGCACGCCCAGCCATGACGGCCAGGGCGAGGCTTACCGCCTGCTGGTGGTCGCCGCCTGTAATGCCTGGCATCAGGCCATGCCCTTCCTGTTCCAGCGCATCGACGATTACACCGAGCTGTTGATGCCCGACGACCTGCTCTCGGGTAACGCCATCCTGGCCTACACCCGCGAGGCCATGACGCCGGATGCCTGCAAAAGCGTGGAAGTCATCGGCTGGCTGTACCAGTTCTACATTTCGGAGAAGAAGGACGCCGTCTTCGAAGGGCTGAAGAAGAACCAGAAGATCACCCCGGACAACATCCCGGCGGCCACCCAGCTCTTCACCCCGCACTGGATCGTGCGCTATCTGGTGGATAACTCACTAGGCCGCCTGTGGCTGCTCAACCGCCCGGCATCAAAGCTGGCTGAGCAAATGGTGTACTACATTCCACCGGAAAAGCCCGAGACCGATTTCCTCCGCATCAACGGCCCGCAGGACATCAAGGTCTGCGACCCGGCCTGCGGCTCGGGCCACATGCTCACCTACGCCTTCGACCTGCTCTACGCCATGTACGAAGAGGACGGCGTCGACCCGGCGCAGATCCCGGAGCTGATCCTTACCCACAACCTGTTCGGCATCGAGCTGGACGAACGCGCGGGCGAACTGGCCGCTTTTGCGCTCAGCATGAAGGCACGCGCCCGCCAGCGGCGCTTTTTCAACAAGCGCATCAAGCCCAATATCTGCGTGCTGGAAAAGGTCAAGTTCGAGCGTGACGAGCTGGACGAGTACATGGGCCACACCGGCCGCGACCTGTTCACCCACGAGCTGCGCGAAACCCTGCAACAGTTCGGCGAGGCCGATAACTTCGGCTCGCTGATCCGGCCCCGGTTGGCCAGCGCGGCCGATGCACTGGCGACGCTGCAAGCTCAGGACATGGGCGGCAACCTGTTCCTGGCGGAAACCCACCGCAAGGTGCTGACCGTACTGCGTATGGCCGAGTACCTGAGCCCGCGCTATCACGTGGTCGTCGCCAACCCGCCGTACATGGGCAGCAAGGGCATGAATGGGCGGTTGAGCGCGTGGGCCAAGGAGAACTACCCCAACAGCAAGTCTGACCTGTTTGCGATGTTCATCGAGCGCAACCTGGACATGGCATTGCCGGGGGGCGCAGTGGCGATGATCACCATGCAAAGCTGGATGTTCCTGTCATCGTTCGAAGCTTTGCGCGGCCGCATCCTCAACCAGAACACCATTCTTTCCATGGCACACCTGGGCGCGCGGGCCTTCGACAGTATCGGTGGCGAAGTCGTTTCCACCACGGCGTTCGTGCTGGAGAACGCACACAAGCCGGACTATCGGGGCGCGTATCTGCGACTGGTGGATGGCAATTCGGAAGCGGAGAAGATGGAAATGCTGACCAAGGCGATTGAACAAGGAAGGACGAAATGA